One genomic window of Acidimicrobiia bacterium includes the following:
- a CDS encoding 2-oxoglutarate ferredoxin oxidoreductase subunit alpha, translating into MSAGPTTEKKNPVRLDEVVIRLSGDSGDGMQLTGDRLTSVTALAGNDLATLPNFPAEIRAPAGTVAGVSTFQLHFADFDIYSPGDQPDVLVAMNAAALKANLADLKPGGILILNSDGFDERSLHKAGYQVDPRQDGSLASYKVYEVPMTKLTLEATKDLDVKPRDAERSKNFFALGLLCWLFSRPPEPILEWIAKRFASRPLVQKANEAAFKAGYNFGETAEIFELRYEVPPAKLEPGTYRSITGNMALALGLVTASKLANMTLFFGSYPITPASDILEQLAALRNFDVITFQAEDEIAGAGAALGASYAGFLGVTGTSGPGIDLKSETIGLAVALEIPLIVIDVQRAGPSTGLPTKTEQADLLAALFGRHGESPVPILAPATPSDCFYIALEAARIAVKYRTPVYVLSETYLANSSEPWKIPDPDSLDPIEPHFATEPNYDGEFRPYKRDPETLARAWAIPGTPGLQHRIGGLEKEDVTGNVSYDPDNHHRMTYLRAEKVARIANDIPLLEVEGDVDASVLVLGWGATFGPISTAVERVRQEGVRIAQAHLRYLNPMPRNTGEVLKQYEKIIVPEVNTGQLAFLLKGRYLVDVVGLNLVRALPLRSVDIENKIWEELKSG; encoded by the coding sequence ATGTCCGCAGGACCAACGACAGAAAAGAAGAACCCGGTAAGGCTCGACGAAGTAGTCATAAGGCTCTCAGGAGACTCCGGTGACGGCATGCAGCTCACCGGAGATCGCTTGACATCAGTCACTGCTCTTGCTGGAAACGATCTGGCTACACTACCGAACTTTCCTGCCGAAATCAGGGCCCCCGCTGGAACTGTGGCGGGTGTTTCCACATTCCAGCTCCATTTTGCGGATTTCGATATCTACAGTCCTGGTGATCAGCCGGATGTGCTGGTAGCTATGAACGCCGCCGCACTCAAGGCCAACCTTGCCGACTTGAAACCTGGCGGAATTCTAATTTTGAACTCAGATGGATTCGACGAGCGAAGCTTGCACAAAGCGGGTTACCAAGTCGATCCGAGACAAGATGGATCCCTTGCGTCTTACAAGGTTTACGAAGTTCCGATGACAAAGCTGACATTGGAAGCTACCAAGGATTTAGACGTAAAACCGAGGGACGCAGAGCGATCGAAGAACTTCTTTGCTTTGGGGTTGCTGTGCTGGCTTTTCTCGCGTCCTCCTGAGCCCATTCTTGAATGGATTGCGAAGAGGTTTGCATCTCGTCCCCTCGTGCAGAAGGCGAATGAAGCTGCGTTCAAAGCCGGCTACAACTTCGGCGAGACTGCCGAGATCTTCGAGCTACGGTACGAAGTCCCTCCTGCCAAGCTTGAACCAGGCACTTACAGAAGCATCACTGGAAATATGGCCCTAGCGCTGGGTCTGGTAACCGCCTCGAAGCTGGCTAACATGACACTTTTCTTTGGGTCGTATCCAATCACGCCGGCCTCGGACATCCTCGAACAGCTTGCGGCACTGAGGAACTTCGATGTGATTACGTTTCAAGCTGAAGACGAGATTGCGGGAGCCGGAGCCGCACTAGGAGCATCTTACGCTGGTTTTCTGGGAGTTACAGGTACAAGCGGTCCGGGAATAGATCTAAAGTCTGAAACTATCGGATTGGCCGTGGCCTTAGAGATTCCGCTAATCGTGATAGATGTGCAACGAGCAGGGCCTTCTACTGGTCTTCCCACCAAGACCGAGCAGGCAGATTTACTGGCGGCATTGTTTGGGCGACACGGGGAGTCTCCTGTCCCCATACTGGCCCCTGCGACTCCAAGCGATTGCTTCTATATAGCCTTGGAGGCAGCCCGTATTGCCGTGAAATACCGAACCCCCGTCTACGTTCTGTCTGAGACCTATTTGGCAAATAGCTCCGAGCCATGGAAGATTCCTGATCCTGATAGTCTAGATCCAATCGAGCCTCACTTCGCGACCGAGCCCAACTACGATGGGGAGTTCCGACCTTACAAGCGCGATCCCGAGACGCTCGCTAGAGCTTGGGCCATCCCTGGCACTCCTGGCCTGCAGCACCGTATTGGTGGCCTCGAAAAAGAAGACGTAACAGGGAACGTCTCTTATGATCCGGACAATCACCACAGGATGACATATCTACGTGCCGAAAAGGTTGCCCGCATTGCCAACGATATTCCGCTGCTAGAGGTGGAAGGTGACGTTGATGCTTCTGTTCTAGTACTCGGCTGGGGCGCGACGTTCGGTCCGATTAGTACAGCGGTGGAGCGTGTGAGACAGGAAGGTGTGAGAATTGCCCAGGCACATTTGAGGTACCTAAATCCCATGCCGCGGAATACGGGAGAGGTTCTAAAGCAATACGAAAAAATTATTGTTCCCGAAGTCAATACAGGTCAGTTGGCTTTCCTTTTGAAGGGGCGATATTTAGTGGATGTAGTGGGGCTCAACTTGGTGCGCGCATTGCCGCTTAGATCGGTCGATATCGAAAACAAGATCTGGGAGGAGCTCAAGAGTGGCTGA